In one window of Escherichia coli DSM 30083 = JCM 1649 = ATCC 11775 DNA:
- a CDS encoding peptidase M35, producing MDDNNQTSGQPKPEPEECVKEQKITDHFKIMIDKARKAQKLVLIKRADDLLRWGAQEEYDFSKIFGVKGNKEVNIRKYGHNTGRRMNARFLMMDGVRRLMIIANDLTMSSFINYTGCNEFAAFVSPSKDMPYIINIGAKFEYRDGKKNPVTGKDSHVATLCHEMSHIQWYYGDNKKGGMWSQDYTTTDKYSTCKEDEVSYDEHIRIATKLISKQKDQIFENAYNIERYFEIRLIESEIDSIDDEILSNSVKKK from the coding sequence ATGGACGATAATAATCAAACTTCTGGACAACCAAAGCCAGAGCCAGAAGAATGTGTGAAAGAGCAAAAAATAACAGATCATTTTAAAATAATGATTGATAAGGCTCGTAAGGCACAAAAGTTGGTTTTGATAAAAAGAGCAGATGATCTTTTGAGATGGGGAGCACAGGAGGAATATGATTTCAGTAAGATCTTTGGTGTTAAAGGAAATAAGGAGGTTAATATAAGAAAATATGGACATAATACAGGTAGGCGCATGAATGCTAGATTTCTTATGATGGATGGTGTGAGAAGATTAATGATTATAGCTAATGATTTAACAATGAGCAGTTTTATAAATTATACAGGTTGTAATGAATTTGCAGCATTCGTCAGCCCAAGTAAGGATATGCCCTATATAATTAACATAGGCGCAAAATTTGAGTATAGAGATGGCAAAAAAAATCCAGTAACGGGAAAGGATTCTCATGTTGCTACTTTATGTCATGAAATGTCTCATATTCAGTGGTATTATGGGGATAATAAAAAAGGTGGTATGTGGTCACAGGATTATACAACTACTGATAAATATTCAACGTGCAAAGAGGATGAAGTTTCATATGACGAACATATCCGTATTGCAACTAAACTGATCTCTAAACAAAAAGATCAAATATTTGAGAATGCATATAACATAGAAAGATATTTTGAAATAAGATTAATTGAAAGTGAGATAGACTCGATTGATGATGAAATATTAAGCAATTCAGTTAAGAAAAAATAG